Below is a genomic region from Rhododendron vialii isolate Sample 1 chromosome 5a, ASM3025357v1.
TCCCTTCTATTCACTAACCATCCTAGATTCTGGTTCCAACTTGAGAAGTAAAGCATGAAAGGAGTAAAAAATTGCATTACTTGGTTCTTTACTTAGATCTTGCCTTACAGGTAAAGAGTTGATGGAACTTGCATCGTCCTTCCAGTCTTCTCCTGGAAAAGCCACAACAAAAATTTCAAGTGCTGCAAGAAGGGTCAGAAGTGCCCTTAGGCAAGCTGACAAGCCTCAATTTGTATCTGCATTCTGTCAGTCAAATGTTGGCGATGTAAGCCCCAATGTACTTGGTGCATTTTGTTTAGACACGGGGGTGCCATGTGATTTCAATCACAGTACCTGCAATGGAAAAAACGAATTGTGCTATGGCCGCGGTCCAGGGTACATACTATTGGAACCTTTTCAAGTTTCTTGAGAGTTGAGACATAGCACTTGCGTAAACAATTATACATCATTTATGTGGCAGGTACCCTGACGAATTTGAGAGTACACGTATCATAGGAGAAAGGCAATTCAAAAAAGCTGTGCAACTTTTTAATGCAGCATCTGAGCAATTAAAAGGGAAGGTTAGCTACAAACATGAACATGTAAACTTCTCTAACCTTGAGGTCACGATCCCCAAGGAAGGAGGGGGTTATGAAAAGGTGAAAACATGTCCTGCTGCAATGGGCTTTGCTTTTGCTGCAGGAACCACTGATGGACCTGGAGCTTTTGATTTCCAGCAAGGAGATGACAAGGTAAGTCAAGTTTCCAGTGCATAAGCAGACCTTTCAATTCAATCATAAACCCCATAGTGTGTCAAACGCATATGAATTCTGTTTTCTGGATATTGCTTCAGGGAAATGCCTTTTGGAGACTGGTGAGGGATGTACTAAAAACCCCAACCGAGGAACAGGTCAAGTGTCAGCATCCAAAGCCTATTCTGCTTGATACTGGTGAAATGAAGGAGCCATATGATTGGGCAGTGAGTTACAGCAACTCCTTTGTACTTATAACGTTGTAATGTCCATAGAAGCTAAAGTTGGAAACTTCTAGTCTTTGGACTTCTCGAAGAATGGAGACGTGGAAggaagatttttttgtttttacttgttACACATATGATTGTTTATGTGGTTATTTATAtggttattgtaccgagaaagAACCAAAGCTATAATAATTACTTACAATTCGTATCTTTTTTAGGATATAATAATATGAACAAGGGTTTTATGATGTTAAATTTATCTATAACTACTATCCTTTGGTTTAGAATAATATAAATTAACCTCAAAGTAAGTTTTTAAAACTAGGAGTTGAACCTTGCCGTGTCCCATCTGTTCTAACTTGAGACAATTATATCCCAGCGTGTCCCGCATAAGTTCCGCTTTGGCCCTATCTTGCCTGACACGCATCGGGGACCAATTAGGCGTGTCAGTGCTTCGTATGTCTGAACTCTGAAACTATTCCACAGTGAGCAATTTGGCCAAGCATTTGTTTCTACCAAGATAGGTTGATCGAAGTACTGACAAACATATTTACAATCTTCTATTTTGCAGCCCTCGATACTTCCAGTTCAAATATTGCGTGTGGGACAACTTGTCATTGTCAGCGTACCTGGAGGTTAATCCAGTCCTCTTCTCTTGCTACTGACTTCGCCACTCTAATTCTGCTACTTTTTAACGTTCCGACCACATTAGCAGCTTCATTGCTGGAAATCGTGCATAACTAGAATCCTTCCAGTAAATTTACCGAGTTCAATCTGGTCTTTTGCACACTAATTGGTATTTACATGTTCCCCTTGTTACCTTAATTTGTAATGTCTGCCCCTTGCAGAGTTCACAACCATGGCTGGTAGACGCCTCCGAGAAGCTGTTAAGATGGTTCTGACTTCTGGACGCAATGGTGAATTCAACAGCAATGTCCATGTTGTTATTGCAGGACTTACAAATGCGTATTCACAGTATGTGACCACTTTTGAGGAGTATCAGGTGCAGCGCTACGAGGTCTGTTGTTTCAAATTCTCCAAAACAATTTTTGCATCAGATATAGAAGACataagcaaaaggaaaaaaataaaacctcaTGTGCATGTTTTGTCGGTTCAACCACATGGTTTCAAACTTTCAACTGACGTGTAAATCGAACCAAACCAGACTAAATGTTTTTGGCTTAATCAATCAGAGTTGGATAAATCTTTTTTCGTCAGACTCCTTTGTCAAATAGGCTATGCTTCAGttaaattcaaaaatgcacATCTTTATTACTTGCAACATCCACTGTCGGTTAAATTTGAAGTGAGTTGTGTCTGAAAAAATCTTTTCTCAATAACAAGGACGGGTTTGATTTTCAGGGAGCATCTACTCTCTATGGTCCACACACACTCAATGCCTACATTCAGGAGTTCAGAAAACTATCTATGGCTCTTATCAATGGCCAAGCTGTCGAAGCTGGCCCACAACCCCCAGATCTCCTTGACAAGCAAATCAGCTTGCTTACACCAGTAGTTGTCGACACAACCCCCTTAGGTGTGAACTTCGGCGATGTTAAAATCGACGTCCCTTCAAATTCCACATTCAAGAGGGGAGACATGGTTACAGTCACTTTCTGGACTGGTTGCCCAAGAAACGACCTCATGACCGAGGGCACATTCGCATTGGTTGAAATTCTCCAAGGAAAAGAGGAATGGATTCCAGAATACGACGACGATGACTTCTGTTTGCGTTTTAAGTGGTCAAGGCCTGCTAAACTAAGCCCCATGAGCTATGCAACTATAGAATGGAGAATTCCGGCTCATGCAGTTTCGGGTGTGTATCGGATAAGGCATTTTGGTGCTTCTAAGGGTCTTCTTGGCTCGATCCACCATTTCACAGGTTCGTCTAGTGCCTTCGTAGTAGCATAAGAAATGCAGTAGtgaattcttttcctttttctttttgaacttcTGTTGTGTTGAAAGTGATGTTAGATGACTATGGTTTTAGCATCAAAGGGGCAGTCTGAGTCAAGAATGGTATTGGGAATGGAAAGGAAAATAGTGCAATGGAAAAGAGAACAATAATATACCCTTGTTGGGCTGAAACACTACATTTGTTATGTCTGTAGACCAAAAAACTTAGACCCATAAAACCAATAAATTAGAGGTATTATTGGTTACATAGATTGTCCTTGTTGGAACTTTCCTTGTGAGATGTGCCTAAAGGTGATTGACTAAATGAGTAAATCTGAAGCCTGAATCTGAAAATTAGGTCAAAGTGTGCCTAATTACGAATCTAGCTATGACTTTTGCCCTTGTGTCTGGTTGATACTCTACCAATCCTCGAACCAACGACCTGTGGGTTCAATTGCCACTTAATAGCCAACAAGCAAACAAGAGGATGTTGGGTTTCTCCCATGTGTGCCTACCACAGGGGATCCCTCCCCATGTCCActgttttgtttttactttcttCTGCCCATATTGTATTGAGTGAGCAGAGAGAGTGGGCGTGCGGAGGGGGAGCCGGTTGTGGCTCCCCCGGAGAGTGCCGCCAGAGTGGGGTGCACAATGTGAGGGAAAGAGTGAGGAGAATGCCGGGGCCGGTTGTGGTTTCC
It encodes:
- the LOC131326760 gene encoding neutral ceramidase 1, with the translated sequence MKPMWFWAFLVCVLLSFGETVSASTYLIGLGSYDITGPAADVNMMGYANTEQTTSGLHFRLRARTFIVAEPQGNRVVFVNLDACMGTQLVKLKVLERLKSRYGDLYGEQNVAISGTHTHAGPGGYLQYVLYLVTSLGFVRQSFDVIVDGIEKSIIEAHDNLRTGSIFINKGELLDAGVNRSPSAYLSNPVTERSKYKYNVDKEMTLLKFVDDEWGPIGSFNWFATHGTSMSRTNSLISGDNKGAAARFMEDLYEKNTSENELGSSNTEKFEAIRIPRRVSSVIPNLHEYRKELMELASSFQSSPGKATTKISSAARRVRSALRQADKPQFVSAFCQSNVGDVSPNVLGAFCLDTGVPCDFNHSTCNGKNELCYGRGPGYPDEFESTRIIGERQFKKAVQLFNAASEQLKGKVSYKHEHVNFSNLEVTIPKEGGGYEKVKTCPAAMGFAFAAGTTDGPGAFDFQQGDDKGNAFWRLVRDVLKTPTEEQVKCQHPKPILLDTGEMKEPYDWAPSILPVQILRVGQLVIVSVPGEFTTMAGRRLREAVKMVLTSGRNGEFNSNVHVVIAGLTNAYSQYVTTFEEYQVQRYEGASTLYGPHTLNAYIQEFRKLSMALINGQAVEAGPQPPDLLDKQISLLTPVVVDTTPLGVNFGDVKIDVPSNSTFKRGDMVTVTFWTGCPRNDLMTEGTFALVEILQGKEEWIPEYDDDDFCLRFKWSRPAKLSPMSYATIEWRIPAHAVSGVYRIRHFGASKGLLGSIHHFTGSSSAFVVA